Part of the Trichoplusia ni isolate ovarian cell line Hi5 unplaced genomic scaffold, tn1 tig00003949, whole genome shotgun sequence genome, TACCCAATCATAATGATTACAGGTATATATTTCTGAAAATCTTACTAAATTACTGGATAGCAGATTTGTCTTTAATAGATACCTGACAAGTAAGCTAGGAGAGGGACCTAGTGATCACAATAGAAATCCTTAATGAGTACAAAGACAGCGGTCGGCCGGTGCATACATTGGGGCGTCAAGGTCGGGCCGCTTCCGGCGCATGTGGCAAGTTCCGCTGTGAGGCAACCGCGGCCGGTTCGCTGCCCCGCTAATTGTTGTGTTGCAGCCCTGCGCGCCATCCGGCTACAATTGTGCATTTTAGTACTTGATAGCTAACGCCAATCAGGGCCACTGCCGGCCTGATTTCATATTATTCGCCCTACGCATATCTTGAAAtagtgaataattttaattgcttgTTAACGTAATGGTAATTGAAAAGGTACCTTAggtattttttgtgattgttttgaaataattgcaAAACAATCATTCGAAGATAGAtgtcgatggcgtgcaattggggaggcctatgtccagcagtgcaCGTACCTATATGGGCTGGTGATGATGAATCATTCTAAGACTAATTACTACTACTAACCTCTTTCTCCTAAATTCACTCTAACCGACTTCAATTATAATCCGTTTAAGCTATCGTTTTATGATAATGCCACTTAATTTCCACCTTCTCTTTAATCTAGATCCTCGGCAATGGAACgaggcggcggtggcggcgtgGCTGCGGTGGGCTGCGCGGGAGTTCTCCCTGGAGGGCGTGGCGCTGCAGCAGTTCGCGCGCACGCAGGGCAAGGACATCTGCGCGATGGGGCGCGAGCAGTTCGTGGCCCGCGCGCCCGCCTTCATGGGCGACATACTGTGGGAGCACCTCGAGATCCTGCAGAAAGGTAGGTATTTGTATACCGGGTTTGTAACCCTCCttctttttcatatatttcCTCATTTAGAGTAGCTAATCTTTAATTTTCACTAAGAAGATGGAGAGATAATTAGACAATTAGACCTTATCATCATTTATCTAAGTAAAACGCATTTCAAAACCCTAAAAGCGCTGGTTTATTTTCGAGAAATCatttacattcatttatttcaagGCTTTATTCAAAGCATCGTAAAAATCAAGAGTCTACACGAATTCTACTACAAAATCATCTCCTTTCACCTCTTCAACATCTTAATCCAAAATCTCACAAACCAATATGTTCGATAGACGTGGAGAAGGAGCGCTCGTTGCTGGCCAACGTCCCGCCGAACATGTACGAGAGCAACGTGTGCCTCCCGGAGCTGCCCGAGTACAACATCCCGCCGCCGGCACACCactacaacaacaacaacaacaccGGTGAGTCCCAACACTAGAACAGCAACAACACTGGTAGAAATTTAGACAAATAACGTGATATAGAAATCTTTGGCTTTTACTTAACAATATACTAAATAAACTACATATTGAGGAGTCTTTGCTGCGTCAATTCAAATCACAATTTACTTATACTATCTAAATTATTCGATTATTTTGATCGTGTAGTAGTTATTTGTCTAATTTTCTAAGAAATGAAGCCTGGAcgttattaaaagttatttgaaGATGTCTTTGGAATGAATATTCCTCGTGGCAGAATGTAAAGAGAAAGGTGATATAAACAAGCGTAAGCTTCAGGTAAGTCAGCTCTACGAGAGGTCTACGATTAACGTCTACGGTGGATTGTCGTAGCGACTACAAGGTTTGGTCAACTTTCAATTAAGTGATACTATTTTTTCCTAAACTTTTTCACGTTACTTTAAATGGAACTCAGACAACACCATCTGTAGGTACCTTCTCAATGATTTAACCGGTCTGTGACCAATGGAAACTTATAACTATCAGAGTTCATAATATGGTACCGAATATTTGAAACCTACATTACCGAATAACCTCGTTATCGTTtccatgttttaaaaaaacgttTAGGATGAACAAAAAAGAGTATACATTAATTTAGACGATGGTGTCTTAACCCTTAAAAAAGCGAACCACACATTcgtacaataattaaatatcattcaaaTACGAGTAGCGGTCGTAATACATACATTCGCGATAAGCTGGCGTCAAGTGCGCGGCAAGGCGAGCCTCATTATACATCAGACGATAACCCGACAATTACGCGCAGCTCATAGTGCAGCCAGAACCAACCGGCGTTTATAGACGATGCCATAAACACGACGACAGTTTCCTTACTACGCCACTTTAgctattacttttttatttacattttgaatatgGAATGATTTATCTTTGAGGTAGaaagaaggttttaatataCAATCATGGCTACTGAGATAGGTAGGTGTAAGCTGATGGTAAGACACATGTCATAATTTTGGAATTAAAGCGCATTCTTTTAGGTTGAGTCTCTAAGAACTAATGAAAAAATTAGACTTTACtcttaaaatgtttaacttACATAATCGTTAAAACCAGAAGCTATTTCAGCGAACGTTTTcttctatttgttttgaatcAACAAGACAATAAACGTCGGTATTGTTATTTGCCTCAATTCGCATCACGTTcttaataaacacataaaactgATCGTTGTAAAATATATCGCACGTTTAAACCTATACTGACACTAAACAAAAATCCTCATTTGTGAGGagagcaaaaaaacaattttctttaaagaaatttgtacaCTGAAAAGAAAAGATGAACAATTTCGTTATTCGATGACAAGGATATTAAAGCATGATATTACATCTCATATTTAAgaggaaaataactaaaaaatttgaatagaaaaatattgtttttaccttatttgtgttatagtgtcagtttt contains:
- the LOC113508143 gene encoding protein C-ets-1-like; amino-acid sequence: MAEALKATFASWEKEQLRLGVPKDPRQWNEAAVAAWLRWAAREFSLEGVALQQFARTQGKDICAMGREQFVARAPAFMGDILWEHLEILQKDVEKERSLLANVPPNMYESNVCLPELPEYNIPPPAHHYNNNNNTGESQH